A section of the Dromaius novaehollandiae isolate bDroNov1 chromosome 6, bDroNov1.hap1, whole genome shotgun sequence genome encodes:
- the C6H10orf71 gene encoding cardiac-enriched FHL2-interacting protein gives MQGNKKHTEGHSDSSSIGSLLDDTDREVSSLTARAFKSLCVAELEDSYNEPDLAISPDFTRQFSAKFHPGTLNHAIKKSNVCNKLTARNNEQAIWASTFQQLPKRAQEEKKTAKISTLGTERRKLNLPAPGPRNDKHVSKVSSLIKTFDKTENQESGSSLVAIKQPIKNSFQKCKVNHGNNMACWGDTALLSIQKELSEFSDACPDSHHLSGKNEPQKRPNKTDQRYCGPDDSYCPVLIEMSKVAKSNFSRFSKKAVKNRSVKVNEPTKKGNFLHSENSAFESWNVHHKKLAEKEEFVDKIMKKEGLTYLEEAPFIKGARTREHKLPPVKTTTARKQEKDFQIEPTPPETAFSVPLPTVYVPQGPLPVPSGTEFHVALPPPPTSRIHTHQGPPPKPPVPEAPLVAPALVSPPVVSQAPISPQSVSYRTISPSPPSQAPGLPALGPPATLTEEEALSPQLGSTCPPWRRQRITKGAAERRQTSKQTFMSNSKTCLLPEKAAAAEPFLDATPWTKQANSPGSSSPSFNITELLTPVIPPKQEADPTESELIPAVPPPTESVAGREHEGSGLADYQSRDSYKSKATSLLFNLKDVRKRVKSIYTPSPMLRTLEDRNKTKESITQESVKLNDLLSTLQEDSNKKIAEKDETGDITSVLSDNVHEKDNKADLVGSFMDNYLTLSSPQTTTDPLFYQTRDNLQQDDSKHEDLVKSARGNENFPLFRHQSKELDLRKSLYYPTLKPYSRSNADTTAGQPMQNPGFRGEENERQPDNQNENFAFKALPNQLSPAEDVPYSENQTSMLVTGNEIKGKRSASSSEQSFVSTVEQPFQEEPFPLVPLTQKACLQENQRNKSEMSADSKKSHKEREKAVGEDALQYYACISSGTSSTERNESKVTGNEQRSLIKEKMRREKKEEANSVDSALDSIKDTSTSRSEEPQTPPSSSSFKPSMFMIKDNTFKSPQVIRAVKLPLFRSFSLDDTVSSSYKEMESRFMATADNKQCRDMLHVPELDWLLSRPRVQKNVREGAASRKIEACEPGSTSATLDPSLPEDVESFPLGKLMEEDEDTCVLLNKAGKKNEESICRSEEKPKTGKERHRLTQPNLGLENDQALDNPNCPAEGKINYFKNHLLSNRRGGSCAKKIITRETSSPVAGSMSEDYTYSPVSHEVLEDILPVEGTPVLLDNLTCSAVTSPRSGSTMHSLLTRSPSEKPTISSLREAEDVINPALLNMAIKNQADVSAEEILDSAQGNLHSDSAGTAERLELRGPGGRAAGKPPAVPPKTEKALRRAKRLASKRKKIEEQQKKHLTEHTAAGRRKPSQSGQMLALPSPVGDSPLHPALHSTSTPTETSMRRLSGTSAVSPSPSSTQRKLLQDPDSGQYYVVDLPAEVNLKTFYDPETGKYIQVSVSSSEGNLHQTPSSEMINPPYASYPRVLPLPASSVAALKSPSQLSEPTWLMQDVPGEPEELPENHQQDYRYVEPVDSQPCIDPASYSHNQYAKETQVHLGKDVSPTPNTDTVSLTDLDDFVAEGVS, from the coding sequence ATGCAGGGAAATAAGAAACATACAGAAGGACACAGTGACTCCTCGAGTATTGGGAGTCTCCTGGATGACACAGACAGAGAGGTGAGCAGCCTCACAGCCCGGGCTTTCAAAAGTTTATGTGTGGCAGAACTTGAAGACTCTTACAATGAACCAGATCTTGCCATTTCACCTGACTTCACTCGCCAGTTCTCTGCTAAATTTCACCCAGGGACGTTAAACCATGCCATCAAGAAGAGCAATGTCTGCAACAAGCTAACAGCAAGAAACAATGAACAAGCAATATGGGCTTCGACATTCCAGCAATTACCAAAACGTGctcaggaggagaaaaagactGCTAAAATTAGCACCCTtggcacagaaaggagaaagctgaATTTGCCAGCCCCTGGGCCAAGGAACGATAAACATGTTTCAAAAGTGTCCTCTCTGATTAAGACATTTGATAAGACTGAAAACCAAGAGTCAGGAAGTTCCCTGGTAGCCATTAAGCAGCCCattaaaaatagctttcaaaaatgTAAAGTAAATCATGGAAATAATATGGCTTGCTGGGGTGACACAGCCCTTTTAAGCATCCAGAAGgaactttctgaattttctgaTGCTTGTCCAGATAGCCACCATCTCAGTGGCAAAAATGAGCCACAGAAAAGGCCTAATAAAACAGATCAGAGGTATTGTGGTCCCGATGATAGTTATTGTCCTGTACTGATTGAGATGTCAAAAGTAGCCAAGTCAAATTTCTCCCGTTTTTCTAAAAAGGCTGTCAAAAACAGAAGCGTGAAAGTTAATGAACCaacaaaaaaaggtaattttcttCACAGTGAGAACAGTGCTTTTGAATCATGGAATGTCCATCATAAAAAACTGGCTGAAAAAGAGGAATTTGttgataaaataatgaaaaaagaaggTCTTACATACCTTGAAGAAGCACCATTTATTAAAGGAGCCCGCACACGTGAACATAAATTACCACCTGTCAAGACCACTACTGctagaaagcaggagaaagattTTCAAATTGAGCCAACTCCACCAGAAACTGCTTTCAGTGTCCCCCTCCCAACTGTATACGTACCTCAGGGCCCTCTCCCGGTCCCATCAGGAACCGAATTTCATgttgctcttcctcctccacccaccTCTAGGATCCACACACACCAGGGCCCTCCTCCAAAACCCCCTGTCCCTGAAGCCCCTCTTGTGGCTCCAGCCCTGGTTTCCCCCCCTGTTGTGTCCCAGGCCCCCATCTCACCCCAGTCTGTGTCCTACAGGACCATTTCTCCCTCGCCCCCATCCCAGGCACCTGGCCTGCCTGCCCTGGGACCCCCGGCCACGTTGACTGAGGAGGAAGCCCTCAGTCCCCAGCTAGGTAGTACCTGTCCGCCGTGGAGGAGACAGAGGATTACAAAAGGTGCAGCAGAGAGGAGACAGACTTCAAAGCAGACGTTCATGTCCAACAGCAAGACATGCTTGCTGCCTGAAAAGGCCGCTGCAGCTGAACCTTTCCTGGACGCAACTCCTTGGACTAAACAGGCAAACTCCCCGGGATCAAGCAGTCCCTCTTTCAACATCACCGAACTCTTAACACCCGTCATACCACCAAAACAAGAGGCAGATCCTACAGAAAGTGAGCTGATCCCAGCGGTGCCTCCTCCCACCGAGAGTGTGGCAGGGAGAGAACACGAGGGGAGTGGGCTTGCTGATTACCAATCTCGGGATAGTTACAAATCTAAAGCAACAAGTTTGTTATTCAACTTGAAGGATGTCCGTAAACGTGTTAAAAGCATTTATACCCCTTCTCCTATGTTGAGGACCTTGGAGGATAGAAATAAGACTAAGGAAAGTATTACACAGGAGAGCGTAAAACTGAATGACTTGCTGTCGACTTTGCAAGAAGACAGTAACAAAAAGATTGCAGAAAAGGATGAAACAGGTGACATAACTTCTGTTTTATCTGACAATGTTCATGAAAAGGACAATAAAGCTGATTTAGTTGGATCCTTCATGGATAATTATCTGACTTTGAGTTCACCCCAGACAACAACAGATCCTTTGTTTTACCAAACCAGAGACAATTTGCAGCAAGATGATTCAAAACATGAAGATCTTGTTAAAAGCGCTAGAGGTAATGAAAACTTCCCCTTGTTCAGACATCAATCAAAAGAACTTGATTTAAGAAAAAGTCTGTACTATCCAACCCTGAAACCATACAGTAGAAGCAATGCAGATACAACAGCTGGGCAGCCAATGCAAAATCCCGGTTTCCGAGGTGAGGAAAATGAGAGACAGCCTGATAATCAGAATGAAAATTTTGCCTTCAAAGCCCTCCCAAACCAACTTTCACCGGCAGAGGATGTGCCTTACAGTGAGAACCAAACCAGTATGCTAGTAACTGGCAAtgaaataaaaggcaaaagaagCGCTAGTTCTTCCGAGCAGTCTTTCGTGTCCACGGTAGAGCAACCCTTTCAGGAGGAACCGTTTCCATTGGTGCCACTGACTCAGAAGGCATGCCTTCAAGAAAACCAGAGGAATAAGAGTGAAATGAGTGCTGACAGTAAGAAAAGCcataaggagagagagaaagcagttgGGGAAGATGCACTGCAATATTATGCTTGTATCAGTTCTGGTACTAGTTCAACAGAGAGGAATGAGAGTAAGGTTACTGGGAATGAACAGAGAAGCctgataaaagagaaaatgagaagagagaaaaaggaagaggccAACAGCGTGGATTCTGCTTTGGACAGTATAAAGGACACATCCACCTCCAGGTCTGAGGAGCCACAAACACCACCATCTTCAAGCTCATTCAAACCCAGTATGTTTATGATTAAAGATAACACATTCAAGTCACCTCAGGTAATAAGGGCTGTCAAGCTGCCCCTGTTTAGGTCCTTTTCCTTAGATGATACAGTGAGCAGCAGTTATAAGGAAATGGAAAGTAGATTTATGGCCACTGCAGACAACAAGCAGTGCCGAGACATGTTGCATGTCCCAGAGTTAGACTGGTTGTTGTCAAGACCCAGAGTGCAAAAGAATGTGAGGGAAGGAGCAGCTAGCAGAAAGATAGAAGCTTGTGAGCCTGGATCTACTTCAGCAACACTGGACCCCAGTCTTCCGGAAGATGTAGAGAGCTTTCCATTAGGGAAGCTGATGGAAGAAGATGAAGACACTTGTGTTTTGTTGAATAAAGCAGGGAAAAAGAATGAGGAGAGCATTTGCAGAAGTGAAGAGAAACCCAAGACTGGGAAGGAAAGACACAGGTTAACACAGCCAAATTTAGGTCTGGAAAATGACCAAGCACTAGACAACCCAAACTGTCCTGCAGAAGGAAAGATTAATTACTTTAAGAACCATCTTTTATCTAATCGCAGAGGTGGGTCTTGTGCGAAAAAAATAATCACTAGGGAGACAAGTTCCCCTGTGGCAGGTTCCATGTCAGAGGACTACACATATTCTCCTGTATCCCATGAAGTTTTAGAGGACATCCTACCCGTGGAAGGCACACCAGTCTTGTTAGACAATCTCACATGTTCTGCTGTAACAAGCCCCAGGTCAGGGAGCACAATGCACTCTCTTCTTACCAGATCACCGTCAGAGAAACCAACAATTTCTAGCCTCAGAGAGGCAGAGGACGTTATAAACCCTGCCTTGCTAAACATGGCAATAAAGAACCAAGCTGATGTATCTGCTGAAGAGATACTTGATTCAGCGCAGGGGAATCTGCATTCCGATTCTGCAGGGACAGCTGAGAGACTGGAGCTCAGGGGCCCTGGGGGGAGAGCAGCAGGCAAGCCTCCTGCTGTGCCACCGAAAACCGAAAAGGCTCTGCGGCGGGCCAAAAGGTTGgcaagcaagagaaagaaaatagaagagcagcagaaaaaacatctgacagagcatacagctgctggcaggagaaagCCATCTCAGTCTGGGCAGATGCTAGCACTTCCCTCACCCGTGGGAGATTCTCCTCTCCATCCTGCCCTTCACTCAACTTCTACTCCTACAGAAACAAGTATGAGAAGACTCAGTGGTACATCAGCAGTAAGCCCTTCACCCTCTTCAACCCAGCGTAAACTCCTGCAAGACCCTGACTCTGGCCAATACTATGTAGTTGATTTACCAGCTGAAGTTAATTTAAAGACATTTTATGATCCAGAAACTGGCAAATATATCCAAGTATCAGTCTCTTCCTCAGAAGGGAACTTACACCAAACCCCCTCTTCAGAAATGATAAATCCTCCGTATGCCTCCTACCCTAGAGTGCTGCCTTTGCCAGCTTCATCTGTAGCAGCACTGAAGTCACCGTCTCAGCTCTCTGAACCTACCTGGTTAATGCAAGATGTACCAGGAGAGCCAGAAGAACTACCTGAAAATCACCAACAGGACTACAGATACGTTGAACCTGTAGATAGCCAGCCCTGTATTGATCCAGCCTCTTACTCCCACAATCAATATGCCAAAGAAACTCAAGTTCACTTAGGAAAGGATGTGAGTCCAACCCCAAATACAGATACAGTATCCCTCACTGATTTAGATGATTTTGTAGCTGAAGGGGTATCTTGA